The Paenibacillus thermoaerophilus genome contains the following window.
GATCAACAAGGATTCGGAGGATGCGACCGTTCTGAACGAACAGTCCGAGATGAAGCGCCGGGAGCTGACGGATTCCCAGTTGCACAAGCTGCTTAAACGGCAATTGCTGCACGAACGCCGTCCCGGACAAGTGTCGCTCATCCAGGGCGAGCTGTCCCGGTTTTTCCACTGAGGGGAGCCTTACGCGGCGGCGGACATCGCGACAAAACGGATACCGGATGGGGACGGATTTGGAAGCGGCACCATCCGTATGCGGACAGACCAATTCGAGGAGGAACATGAACCGTGGGTTATACGAAAGAGGATATTCTCCGCATCGCGAAGGAAGAGAACGTCCGATTTATCCGGCTGCAGTTCACCGATCTGCTCGGCACGATCAAGAACGTGGAAATTCCCGTCAGCCAGTTGGAGAAAGCGCTTGAAAACAAAATGATGTTCGACGGTTCTTCGATCGAAGGTTACGTGCGCATCGAAGAATCGGATATGTACTTGTACCCCGATTTGGATACTTGGGTCATTTTCCCCTGGGTGACGGAGGATCGCGTCGCTCGCCTGATTTGCGACGTGTATTTGCCGGACGGGCGTCCGTTCCCCGGAGATCCGCGCGGTATTCTGAAGCGGAATCTGAAAGTGATGGAAGAGATGGGCTTCACGACGATGAACGTCGGCCCGGAGCCGGAGTTTTTCCTGTTCAAAACGGATGAGAAAGGCAATCCGACCAGCGAATTAAACGACCAGGGCGGCTACTTCGACCTGTCACCGACGGATCTCGGCGAGAACTGCCGCCGCGAAATCGTGCTGACGCTGGAAGAAATGGGCTTCGAGATCGAGGCTTCCCACCACGAGGTGGCGCCCGGCCAGCACGAGATCGATTTTAAATACGCCAACGCGCTGAAAGCGGCCGACCAGATCCAGACGTTCAAGCTCGTCGTCAAGACGATCGCCCGCCAGCACGGCTTGCATGCGACGTTTATGCCGAAGCCGCTGTTCGGCATGAACGGTTCGGGCATGCACGCGCACCAATCGCTGTTCCAGGGCAAGACGAACGCGTTCTACGACGAGAACGACAAGCTGGGCCTGAGCCAGATCGCGCGTTATTACATGGCCGGCATCCTCAAGCATGCCCGCGCTTTCGCGGCGATAACGAACCCGACCGTCAACTCGTACAAACGTCTTGTTCCGGGCTATGAGGCGCCTTGTTATGTCGCCTGGTCCGCGAGCAATCGCAGCCCGATGGTCCGGATTCCGGCATCCCGCGGATTAAGCACGCGGATCGAAGTGCGCAACCCGGACCCGGCCGCGAACCCGTATCTGGCGCTGGCCGTCATGCTCCGCGCCGGCCTTGACGGCATCGAACGCAAGCTGCCGCTTCCCGCGCCGACGGACCGCAACATCTACGTCATGACGGAAGAAGAGCGGGAGGAGCAAGGCATCCCGAGTCTGCCGGCCAACCTGAAGGAAGCGATCGACGAGCTGCTTCGCGACGAAGTGATCTGCGACGCGCTTGGCGAACACGCGCTGACGCACTTCGTCGAGCTGAAGGAAATCGAATGGGATATGTACCGCACGCAAGTGCACGCTTGGGAACGCGATCAATACATGACGCTGTATTAATTGGAGAAATCCCTTGGGGCGATGGCCTCGGGGGATTTTTTATGCGGACGGGAATGATGGTAGAAAAGATTGCCGCCGAACGATCACGGAAAGCCTGATCCGTCACCAGCGTATAGGAAGGTTCGCCATCGATCGGGTGCTCAGGATCTATCCTGTCGTTAACTTTTTCTCGAATCTGTTCTTATTGCCCAGGTCTTCCATTTGCCGATCGCCCAAATCGTTGCTTGGTCGCTAAGCTATGAAGCGGTCTGGTCCGTTGATAAGCAGTTCGGGTATGTTTCAGCTTTATTGAAGACAAACGTTTTCGTTTCCTTAAGAAAAATCAGCTACACTTTATATCTTTGGCACGGGAAGGCAAACAAAAAGGGTATATCGCAGCGGATGGAGGAGCTTAACGTTCGTTTTTCGAGCGAAATCAAAACAACCCC
Protein-coding sequences here:
- the glnA gene encoding type I glutamate--ammonia ligase encodes the protein MGYTKEDILRIAKEENVRFIRLQFTDLLGTIKNVEIPVSQLEKALENKMMFDGSSIEGYVRIEESDMYLYPDLDTWVIFPWVTEDRVARLICDVYLPDGRPFPGDPRGILKRNLKVMEEMGFTTMNVGPEPEFFLFKTDEKGNPTSELNDQGGYFDLSPTDLGENCRREIVLTLEEMGFEIEASHHEVAPGQHEIDFKYANALKAADQIQTFKLVVKTIARQHGLHATFMPKPLFGMNGSGMHAHQSLFQGKTNAFYDENDKLGLSQIARYYMAGILKHARAFAAITNPTVNSYKRLVPGYEAPCYVAWSASNRSPMVRIPASRGLSTRIEVRNPDPAANPYLALAVMLRAGLDGIERKLPLPAPTDRNIYVMTEEEREEQGIPSLPANLKEAIDELLRDEVICDALGEHALTHFVELKEIEWDMYRTQVHAWERDQYMTLY